One genomic window of Aquisalimonas sp. 2447 includes the following:
- a CDS encoding cobyrinate a,c-diamide synthase gives MITAALARLHRNAGRHVRVFKYGPDYLDPMVLERASGNPVYQLHPWMTGMAECRWRLAEAVRDADLVLVEGSMGLFDGDPSSADLAAATGLPVVPVIEAAGMGQTFGAVALGLDLYRDNVHLSGVIANRTGSVGHGRMLAEALPERMPLLGAVQRNEALHIPDRHLGLVQAGEVADLDLQLDAAAEVLREAGLEALPATVELVADPLPLPPRLLEGVRIAIARDSAFAFIYRANVELLAAMGAELVEFSPLADQALPECDALWLPGGYPELHARQFADNLPMLLAMRAHHAEGKPILAECGGLMACMEALVDGDGHAHRMLGLLPGRAVMAGKLTGLGLQSLATPHGELRGHTFHHSRLETELEPVARTVRNRTGTAGEAVYRQGSLTASYYHAYFPSAPAAAAALFRGTFFEETDHA, from the coding sequence GCACCGCAATGCCGGCCGCCACGTGCGCGTGTTCAAGTACGGTCCGGACTACCTGGACCCCATGGTGCTGGAGCGCGCCTCGGGCAATCCCGTCTACCAGCTTCACCCGTGGATGACCGGCATGGCCGAGTGCCGCTGGCGGCTGGCCGAGGCCGTCCGGGACGCGGATCTGGTGCTGGTGGAGGGGTCCATGGGTCTGTTCGACGGTGATCCGTCCAGCGCGGACCTGGCCGCGGCCACGGGGCTGCCGGTGGTGCCGGTGATCGAGGCGGCGGGCATGGGGCAGACCTTCGGCGCCGTGGCGCTGGGGCTGGACCTGTACCGGGACAATGTTCATCTCTCCGGGGTGATCGCCAACCGCACCGGCAGCGTCGGCCACGGCCGCATGCTGGCGGAGGCGCTACCCGAGCGCATGCCGTTACTGGGGGCGGTACAGCGCAACGAGGCCCTGCATATCCCCGATCGGCACCTGGGGCTGGTGCAGGCCGGCGAGGTGGCCGATCTGGATCTGCAGCTGGACGCGGCGGCCGAGGTGCTCCGGGAAGCGGGGCTGGAGGCATTGCCGGCCACCGTGGAGCTGGTGGCGGATCCGCTGCCGCTACCGCCACGGTTGCTGGAGGGGGTCCGGATCGCCATTGCCCGGGACAGCGCCTTCGCCTTCATCTACCGCGCCAACGTGGAGCTGCTCGCCGCCATGGGCGCGGAGCTGGTGGAGTTCTCGCCGCTGGCCGATCAGGCGCTGCCGGAGTGCGACGCCCTGTGGCTGCCCGGCGGTTACCCGGAACTCCACGCTCGCCAGTTCGCGGACAACCTGCCCATGCTGCTGGCCATGCGTGCCCACCACGCCGAGGGGAAGCCCATCCTGGCGGAGTGCGGCGGGCTCATGGCCTGCATGGAGGCGCTGGTGGACGGCGACGGGCACGCGCACCGCATGCTGGGCCTGCTGCCCGGGCGGGCGGTCATGGCCGGCAAGCTCACCGGCCTCGGGCTGCAGTCCCTGGCCACGCCCCATGGCGAGCTGCGCGGCCACACCTTCCACCACTCGCGGCTGGAGACCGAGCTGGAGCCCGTTGCCCGCACGGTGCGCAACCGCACCGGCACCGCCGGCGAGGCGGTCTACCGGCAGGGATCGCTCACCGCCAGCTACTACCATGCCTATTTCCCGTCCGCGCCGGCGGCGGCCGCCGCCCTGTTCCGCGGCACGTTTTTCGAGGAGACCGACCATGCGTGA
- the cobO gene encoding cob(I)yrinic acid a,c-diamide adenosyltransferase: MRENAKDPERHAARMAKKKRAIDERIARAQEDKGVLVVLTGPGKGKSSSGFGMVARALGHGMKVGIVQFIKGAFVTGEDRFFRDHPSVTYHVMGEGYTWDTQDRTRDEEAAGAAWEQVAAMLKDPSYHLVLLDELNIALRYEYLDLDRVLDDLMARPDMQHVVVTGRNAKQELIDIADTVTEMQVVKHAFKDGGVRAQKGVEL, encoded by the coding sequence ATGCGTGAAAACGCCAAGGACCCGGAACGCCATGCCGCACGCATGGCGAAGAAGAAGCGCGCCATCGACGAGCGCATCGCCCGCGCCCAGGAGGACAAGGGCGTACTGGTGGTGCTGACGGGCCCCGGCAAGGGCAAGAGCAGTTCCGGATTCGGCATGGTCGCCCGCGCCCTGGGCCACGGCATGAAAGTGGGTATCGTGCAGTTCATCAAGGGTGCGTTCGTGACCGGCGAGGACCGCTTCTTCCGGGACCATCCGAGCGTCACCTACCACGTCATGGGCGAGGGTTACACCTGGGATACCCAGGACCGCACCCGGGACGAGGAGGCGGCCGGCGCGGCGTGGGAGCAAGTTGCCGCCATGCTGAAGGACCCGTCCTATCACCTGGTGCTGCTGGACGAACTCAACATCGCCCTGCGCTACGAGTATCTCGATCTCGACCGGGTGCTGGACGACCTCATGGCCCGCCCGGACATGCAGCACGTGGTCGTCACCGGCCGCAACGCCAAGCAGGAACTCATCGACATCGCCGATACCGTTACCGAGATGCAGGTGGTGAAGCACGCCTTCAAGGACGGGGGCGTGCGCGCTCAAAAGGGCGTGGAACTCTAG
- a CDS encoding cobyric acid synthase: MTTLMIQGTTSDAGKSTVVAALCRWLRHRGVSVAPFKPQNMALNSAVTSDGGEIGRSTALQAQACGIAPHSDMNPVLLKPQSDRGAQVILRGQVYGNMDAVDYHAFKASAREAVHSAWQALVARYDVIIAEGAGSPAEINLRENDIANMGFAEMVDCPVLLVGDIDRGGVFAQLVGTLELVSAAERERVRGFLINRFRGDPALLDSGLEWLTERTGTPVLGVLPHLQGLVLDAEDSIGRTGREAGTDALRVVVPALPRMSNHNDFDPLRLHPQVDLTFVGPDQPQPPADLIILPGSKSTRTDLAWLRQQGWEQSIRRHVRYGGHVFGICGGFQMLGHSVADPEGLEGPAGTTPGLGLLDVETRLIPGKQLRQVTGHLEPEGAALRGYEIHNGVTEGAALERPLVRLGDRPDGASSDDGQVMGCYVHGLFDHPDAANALLARAGLDHQGAVDYHAHREAELDRLGGMVAEHMDTGRLRAMLGLMDARVE, encoded by the coding sequence ATGACCACGCTGATGATCCAGGGCACCACCTCCGACGCCGGCAAGAGCACGGTGGTGGCCGCCCTGTGCCGCTGGCTCAGGCATCGGGGGGTGTCCGTGGCCCCGTTCAAGCCCCAGAACATGGCACTGAACAGCGCCGTCACCAGCGACGGCGGCGAAATCGGCCGCTCCACCGCGCTGCAGGCCCAGGCCTGCGGGATCGCCCCCCACAGCGACATGAACCCCGTGCTCCTCAAGCCCCAGAGCGACCGCGGTGCCCAGGTGATCCTGCGCGGGCAGGTCTACGGCAACATGGACGCGGTGGACTACCACGCCTTCAAGGCCAGCGCCCGGGAGGCGGTGCACTCCGCCTGGCAGGCGCTGGTCGCCCGTTACGACGTGATCATCGCCGAGGGTGCCGGCAGCCCGGCGGAGATCAACCTGCGGGAGAATGACATCGCCAACATGGGCTTCGCCGAGATGGTGGACTGCCCCGTGCTGCTGGTGGGTGATATCGACCGTGGCGGGGTGTTCGCGCAACTGGTGGGGACCCTGGAGCTTGTCTCCGCCGCGGAGCGGGAACGCGTCCGGGGGTTCCTGATCAACCGTTTCCGCGGTGACCCCGCACTGCTGGACAGCGGCCTGGAGTGGCTCACGGAGCGCACCGGCACGCCCGTACTTGGCGTGCTGCCCCACCTCCAGGGCCTAGTGCTGGACGCCGAGGACAGCATCGGCCGCACCGGCCGCGAGGCGGGCACCGATGCCCTGCGGGTGGTGGTGCCCGCCCTGCCGCGCATGAGCAACCACAACGACTTCGATCCGTTGCGGCTGCACCCGCAGGTGGACTTGACGTTCGTGGGCCCCGATCAACCGCAACCGCCGGCGGATCTGATCATCCTCCCCGGCAGCAAGAGCACCCGCACGGATCTCGCCTGGCTGCGGCAGCAGGGCTGGGAACAGTCCATTCGCCGCCATGTGCGCTACGGCGGGCACGTGTTCGGCATTTGCGGTGGTTTTCAGATGCTCGGCCACAGCGTTGCCGATCCCGAGGGGCTGGAAGGCCCGGCTGGCACCACGCCCGGGCTGGGGTTGCTGGACGTGGAGACGCGGCTCATCCCCGGAAAACAGCTGCGCCAGGTCACTGGCCATCTTGAGCCGGAAGGCGCGGCGCTCCGCGGCTACGAGATCCACAATGGCGTCACCGAGGGCGCAGCCCTGGAACGGCCGCTGGTACGGCTCGGCGACCGGCCGGATGGTGCCAGCAGCGATGACGGCCAGGTCATGGGCTGCTACGTCCACGGCCTGTTCGACCACCCCGACGCCGCCAATGCCTTGCTCGCCCGGGCCGGGCTCGACCACCAGGGTGCGGTGGACTACCACGCTCACCGGGAGGCGGAGCTGGACCGCTTGGGAGGGATGGTGGCCGAGCACATGGACACGGGGCGTCTACGGGCGATGCTCGGGCTGATGGACGCCCGTGTGGAGTGA
- a CDS encoding reverse transcriptase domain-containing protein — protein MRGTSIPKGDGSERRALGIPTFEDKVLQRAVAMVLEAVYEPEFHEGSYGFRLGRSAHQALQAVWRPLMAMGGGWVIDLDVRKFFDRVDHGLLREVLRRRVRDGVLVRLIGKWLNAGVLEEGQWRQPGRGTPQGGVISPMLANIFLHEVLDTWFEDSVRPRLRGEAHLVRFADDALLVFACESDARRVMEVLPKRFARYGLELHPEKTRVVRFDRPGSGGGPHPETFDFLGFTHYWGRSRRGRWWSSARRRGIGCAGPCMQSIVGAV, from the coding sequence GTGCGGGGCACCTCGATCCCCAAGGGTGACGGGAGCGAGCGCCGAGCGCTCGGCATTCCGACGTTTGAGGACAAGGTGCTCCAGCGGGCGGTGGCGATGGTGCTGGAGGCGGTCTACGAGCCGGAGTTCCACGAGGGCTCGTACGGCTTCCGCCTGGGACGCTCGGCGCACCAGGCGCTGCAGGCGGTCTGGCGGCCGTTGATGGCGATGGGCGGTGGCTGGGTGATTGATCTTGACGTGCGCAAGTTCTTTGACCGGGTCGACCATGGTCTGTTGCGGGAGGTGCTGCGTCGGCGGGTACGTGACGGCGTGCTGGTTCGGTTGATCGGCAAATGGTTGAACGCCGGCGTGCTGGAGGAAGGGCAGTGGCGCCAGCCCGGGCGGGGCACCCCGCAGGGCGGGGTGATCTCGCCGATGCTCGCCAACATTTTCCTCCACGAGGTGCTGGATACGTGGTTCGAGGACAGTGTCCGGCCCCGGTTGCGCGGTGAGGCGCACCTGGTGCGTTTTGCCGACGATGCGCTGCTGGTGTTCGCCTGCGAGAGCGATGCCCGGCGGGTGATGGAGGTGCTGCCCAAGCGTTTTGCGCGCTACGGGCTGGAACTCCACCCGGAGAAGACCCGGGTTGTGCGGTTCGACCGGCCCGGATCGGGCGGAGGACCGCACCCGGAGACCTTCGATTTTCTCGGCTTCACCCACTACTGGGGGCGGTCGAGGCGAGGGCGCTGGTGGTCAAGCGCAAGACGGCGCGGGATCGGCTGCGCCGGGCCATGCATGCAATCGATCGTTGGTGCTGTGTGA
- the speE gene encoding polyamine aminopropyltransferase, protein MALDGEHWFSEPFGDEGVAFSLEITDKLHEEQTPYQHIEVYQTKRWGRLLVIDGCVMLTSRDNFTYHEMMSHPALFTHPAPRNVLIIGGGDCGMLREVLKHPGVKRCTQVDIDAGVTRAAEAFFPELCSANDDPRAELRFEDGIQYIKDLPAGSVDVIIVDSTDPVGPAEGLFGEAFFRDVHRALADDGLIVQQSESPILHVDTILRDLHAAMRGAGFTRVVTLQFPVCSYPSGWWSATVAGKGADLTAFREADARAKPFATAYYNAAMHRAALAVPEFCRDLLTDQ, encoded by the coding sequence ATGGCACTGGATGGCGAACACTGGTTCAGCGAGCCCTTTGGCGACGAAGGCGTCGCGTTTTCGCTGGAGATCACCGACAAGCTCCACGAAGAGCAGACCCCCTACCAGCACATCGAGGTCTATCAGACCAAGCGATGGGGGCGGCTGCTGGTGATCGACGGCTGCGTGATGCTTACCAGCCGTGACAACTTCACCTACCACGAGATGATGTCCCACCCGGCGCTGTTCACTCATCCAGCGCCGCGTAACGTGCTCATCATCGGCGGCGGTGACTGCGGCATGCTGCGTGAGGTACTCAAGCACCCCGGTGTGAAGCGGTGCACCCAGGTGGACATCGACGCCGGCGTCACACGCGCGGCGGAGGCATTCTTCCCGGAGCTCTGCAGCGCCAACGACGACCCGCGCGCAGAGCTGCGTTTCGAGGACGGCATCCAGTACATCAAGGACCTGCCCGCGGGCAGCGTGGACGTCATCATCGTCGACAGCACGGATCCGGTGGGACCAGCGGAGGGTCTGTTCGGCGAGGCGTTCTTCCGCGACGTCCACCGGGCACTGGCGGATGACGGGCTGATCGTACAGCAGAGCGAATCTCCGATCCTGCACGTGGACACCATTCTGCGGGATCTGCACGCCGCCATGCGCGGCGCCGGCTTCACCCGGGTGGTGACCCTGCAGTTCCCGGTGTGCAGCTACCCCTCCGGCTGGTGGTCGGCCACGGTCGCCGGCAAGGGCGCCGACCTCACCGCCTTCCGCGAAGCCGACGCCCGGGCCAAACCCTTCGCCACGGCGTACTACAACGCCGCCATGCACCGCGCCGCCCTGGCCGTCCCCGAGTTCTGCCGGGATCTGTTAACAGACCAGTAG
- a CDS encoding ABC transporter substrate-binding protein, with product MIANYRWAGLAAAFCLLPSLASAELRIGMVAPFSGPASDLGEGMRAGIEAHFREVNADGGINGRELTLITRDDQYEPMQAAPATRELIEDEDILASVGNVGTPTAIVTIPIHNQEETLLFGAFTGAGVLRQDPPDRHVINFRASYHQETAAMVDGLLEAGIEPEEIAFFTQNDGFGDAGYSGAMAALEAHDVPDRERLAHGRYTRGTTNIHHGLATILEARTEPRAVIMVGTYAPIAEFIEEAYWDLPDTVFLAVSFVGSHALRDALDPDMAEGIVVTQVVPPLDADVPAVADYHDALDAHDSALAPNFISLEGYLAARTFVEGLRQAGDDPGREDVVDGLLSLGEFDIGVGETLTLGAGNHQASDTVWPTRLTDGEYVLLDWADLY from the coding sequence ATGATCGCGAACTACCGTTGGGCGGGGTTGGCGGCGGCCTTCTGCCTGTTGCCATCACTGGCGTCGGCCGAGCTGCGCATCGGCATGGTGGCACCATTCTCCGGGCCCGCCTCCGATCTTGGCGAGGGCATGCGTGCAGGTATCGAAGCGCATTTCCGTGAGGTCAATGCCGACGGCGGCATCAACGGCCGGGAATTGACTCTGATCACTCGCGACGATCAGTACGAGCCCATGCAGGCCGCTCCGGCGACACGGGAGCTGATCGAGGACGAAGACATTCTCGCCTCGGTGGGCAACGTCGGCACGCCCACGGCCATCGTGACCATTCCCATTCACAACCAGGAAGAGACCCTCCTGTTTGGCGCTTTCACCGGGGCCGGCGTGCTGCGCCAGGATCCGCCGGACCGCCATGTCATCAACTTCCGCGCCTCCTATCACCAGGAGACCGCCGCCATGGTGGATGGCCTCCTGGAAGCCGGGATCGAGCCCGAGGAGATTGCCTTCTTCACCCAGAACGACGGTTTCGGTGATGCGGGTTACTCCGGTGCCATGGCGGCGCTGGAGGCACACGATGTACCCGACCGGGAGCGTCTGGCTCACGGGCGTTACACCCGAGGCACCACCAACATCCACCACGGCCTTGCCACCATTCTGGAGGCTCGAACCGAGCCCAGGGCGGTGATCATGGTGGGCACCTATGCGCCCATTGCCGAGTTCATCGAAGAGGCATACTGGGATCTCCCCGACACGGTCTTCCTGGCGGTGTCGTTTGTCGGCAGCCACGCCCTGCGTGACGCACTCGACCCGGACATGGCCGAAGGCATCGTGGTCACCCAGGTGGTGCCACCCCTGGATGCGGATGTGCCCGCGGTGGCCGATTACCACGACGCCCTGGACGCCCATGACAGTGCTCTGGCCCCGAACTTTATCTCCCTCGAGGGCTATCTGGCCGCGCGGACTTTCGTCGAAGGACTGCGGCAGGCGGGGGACGACCCCGGCCGCGAGGACGTGGTGGACGGACTGCTCTCACTGGGCGAATTCGATATCGGCGTTGGCGAGACGCTGACACTGGGCGCCGGGAACCACCAGGCCAGTGACACCGTCTGGCCAACTCGCCTGACCGACGGCGAGTACGTACTGCTCGACTGGGCCGACCTTTACTGA
- a CDS encoding methyl-accepting chemotaxis protein, producing the protein MRLQMSIRAMLLGLFGTAIVAALALAAVALLSNARLVATQDYILNEIMPNQVARTEVGNVLGAFGERHADLIAAQNVAALAEATSVEELEQTYRAARGDLGGVEGGDGRARPLAEQLDAGYGALVDADERLEEARRENLELLERIQERVDTMDEHIREVMVEAELMAGQATLRQVRRERDLRQELEAVGGDVRALPPMLVEGLIERGLDVVGLSGAVRVAVAELNGLASDLRLVDDPFMLTSMRRNEIDQQLGLATRSAATIRDSEWADSRQREQAGHLHDIVTELGELMVNDDASVYDLRHQQIALEGEQADALTAVRSATAEMRGAIQDLEEHVTAEAAEAASAAQTAADAGRNTIIIVTLAVIGLLAVFGLRTIQRVLKPLGQMRRQMESMGGAASQTGDLSMRIHTGRDDELGRTADAFNAMMETFQSMIRSIVETADGVQQQSSRLEELSQASRDSGSRQQGETEEVAAAVNEMANTVQEVARNTQHAAELANNGRDAASHGKTVVDETTGSINRLSEAVERAVKVIGDLKGQSDGITKVLSVIQEVSEQTNLLALNAAIEAARAGEHGRGFAVVADEVRTLASRVQTSAREIEEMIEKLQGGADEGVQVMQESRQQAEHSVTQAGEAGAALETLSTTVSEISDMNTQIASAAEEQSATADTINESITRLSDIARENAESNSQVVAANEELARLAGELREMAGRFRT; encoded by the coding sequence ATGCGTCTGCAAATGAGTATCCGCGCCATGCTGCTGGGTCTGTTTGGTACCGCCATCGTGGCGGCACTGGCCCTGGCTGCTGTGGCACTGCTGTCCAACGCCCGCCTGGTGGCCACCCAGGACTACATTCTCAATGAGATCATGCCCAACCAGGTTGCCCGCACCGAGGTAGGCAACGTGCTCGGCGCCTTCGGTGAACGGCATGCGGATCTGATCGCCGCCCAGAATGTCGCGGCCCTTGCCGAGGCAACCTCCGTGGAGGAGTTGGAGCAGACCTACCGTGCGGCGCGTGGCGATCTCGGCGGTGTCGAAGGTGGTGACGGACGCGCACGGCCGCTTGCCGAGCAGCTGGACGCCGGGTATGGCGCTCTGGTGGACGCCGATGAGCGCCTGGAGGAGGCGCGGCGGGAAAACCTGGAGTTGCTGGAACGCATTCAGGAACGCGTGGACACCATGGACGAGCACATCCGCGAAGTCATGGTGGAAGCCGAGCTCATGGCCGGCCAGGCGACCCTCCGGCAGGTGCGCCGGGAGCGGGATCTACGCCAGGAGCTCGAGGCCGTCGGCGGCGATGTCCGCGCGCTGCCGCCCATGCTGGTGGAGGGGCTCATCGAGCGGGGCCTGGACGTGGTCGGCCTGAGCGGTGCAGTCCGGGTTGCCGTGGCCGAGCTCAACGGGCTTGCCAGCGACCTGCGGCTGGTGGACGACCCGTTCATGCTCACCAGCATGCGGCGCAACGAGATCGACCAGCAGCTCGGCCTCGCCACCCGCTCGGCAGCGACCATCCGGGATTCCGAGTGGGCCGACTCCCGGCAGCGCGAGCAAGCAGGCCATCTGCACGACATCGTCACCGAGCTTGGCGAGCTGATGGTGAACGATGACGCCTCCGTCTACGATCTGCGCCACCAGCAAATCGCCCTGGAGGGTGAGCAGGCTGATGCCCTGACTGCCGTTCGCAGTGCCACTGCCGAGATGCGCGGTGCCATCCAGGATCTCGAGGAACACGTCACCGCCGAGGCCGCGGAGGCGGCTTCTGCCGCCCAGACGGCGGCGGATGCGGGCAGGAACACCATCATCATCGTCACCCTGGCGGTGATCGGCTTGCTGGCCGTATTCGGCCTGCGCACCATCCAGCGGGTGCTCAAACCCCTGGGCCAGATGCGCCGGCAGATGGAGAGCATGGGCGGCGCCGCCAGTCAGACGGGTGACCTGAGTATGCGCATCCACACCGGGCGTGACGATGAGCTGGGCCGCACCGCCGATGCCTTCAATGCCATGATGGAGACCTTCCAGAGCATGATCCGTAGCATCGTCGAGACGGCAGACGGCGTGCAGCAGCAGTCGTCCCGGCTCGAGGAACTGAGCCAGGCCAGTCGCGATTCCGGCTCCCGGCAGCAGGGCGAGACCGAGGAGGTGGCGGCGGCGGTCAACGAAATGGCCAACACCGTTCAGGAAGTGGCGCGCAATACCCAGCACGCTGCGGAGCTGGCCAACAATGGCCGCGATGCCGCTAGTCATGGCAAGACCGTCGTCGACGAGACCACCGGCTCCATCAACCGTCTGTCCGAGGCGGTGGAGCGTGCCGTGAAGGTGATCGGTGATCTCAAAGGCCAGAGTGACGGCATCACCAAGGTGCTGTCGGTGATCCAGGAAGTCTCCGAGCAGACCAACCTGCTGGCGCTGAACGCCGCCATCGAGGCCGCCCGGGCCGGAGAACACGGCCGCGGCTTCGCCGTGGTGGCGGACGAGGTGCGCACGCTGGCCAGCCGTGTGCAGACGTCGGCACGCGAGATCGAGGAGATGATCGAGAAGCTCCAGGGCGGCGCCGACGAAGGCGTGCAGGTCATGCAGGAGAGCCGCCAGCAGGCCGAGCACAGCGTCACCCAGGCCGGCGAGGCCGGTGCGGCGCTGGAGACCCTGAGTACCACGGTCAGCGAGATCTCGGACATGAACACCCAGATCGCCAGCGCTGCCGAGGAGCAGAGCGCCACCGCCGATACCATCAACGAGAGCATCACGCGGCTTAGCGACATCGCACGGGAGAACGCCGAGTCCAACAGCCAGGTGGTGGCGGCCAACGAGGAGCTGGCGCGCCTGGCCGGTGAGCTGCGCGAGATGGCGGGGCGTTTCCGGACGTGA
- the speA gene encoding biosynthetic arginine decarboxylase: MSDWTVQQARNLYNTAHWGSGYFDIDNAGRVVVHPRGAADGPGIDLSGLVDRVQAAGLALPVLVRFVDILHDRVDRLCSAFQAAMAAEDYRGGYTAVYPIKVNQQRRVVEEILHHGGNRVGLEAGSKPELMAVLALAPDGGTIICNGYKDREYVRLALLGQQLGLDVRIVMEKRSEVELVVSESRRLGISPRLGMRVRLASIGAGKWQNTGGEKSKFGLSASQALAVVERLQAEGMADSLGLLHFHLGSQIPNVRDIRRGMREAARYYAELRAMGIPVTTMDVGGGLGVDYEGTRSRNFCSMNYSLGEYAANVVRALAETCAEHDLPHPDIISESGRALTAHHAVLLTNVIDHDNGRGAAPAAPEQDDPQILRELWDTLNESSARSPIERYHDAVNGLQEAQAMYTHGVLGLRQRARAEEYYTAICHQVRDALNPAARNHREVLDDLNEKLADKLFCNLSIFQSMPDVWAIDQVFPVLPLQGLEQRPTARAVLQDLTCDSDGSVQYYVDGEGVESTLPLPPFRPGEPYRLGVFLVGAYQEILGDMHNLFGDTAAINVHQEGNDFRLSDPVPGDTVEDVLRYVHFRRESLMQAYQARVAAAELDAEQRRECLQLLEAGLGGYTYLED, encoded by the coding sequence ATGAGCGACTGGACCGTCCAGCAGGCGCGCAATCTCTACAATACCGCGCACTGGGGCAGCGGCTATTTCGACATCGACAATGCCGGCCGCGTGGTAGTCCACCCCCGCGGCGCTGCTGACGGGCCGGGCATCGATCTCTCGGGGCTGGTCGACCGGGTGCAGGCCGCCGGGCTCGCCCTGCCGGTGCTGGTGCGTTTCGTCGACATCCTCCACGACCGGGTCGATCGCCTCTGCAGCGCCTTCCAGGCTGCCATGGCTGCCGAGGACTACCGCGGCGGCTACACCGCCGTCTATCCCATCAAGGTGAACCAGCAGCGCCGGGTGGTGGAGGAGATCCTGCACCACGGCGGCAACCGGGTGGGCCTGGAAGCCGGCAGCAAGCCGGAGCTCATGGCCGTGCTGGCGCTGGCCCCGGACGGCGGCACCATCATCTGCAACGGCTACAAGGACCGCGAGTACGTGCGTCTGGCCCTGCTCGGTCAGCAGCTCGGTCTCGATGTGCGCATCGTCATGGAGAAGCGCAGCGAGGTGGAGCTGGTGGTGAGCGAGTCACGCCGGTTGGGTATTTCGCCGCGGCTGGGCATGCGCGTGCGCCTGGCGTCCATCGGTGCCGGCAAGTGGCAGAACACCGGTGGCGAGAAGTCCAAATTCGGCCTCAGTGCCTCCCAGGCGCTGGCGGTGGTGGAGCGGCTGCAGGCGGAGGGCATGGCCGACAGCCTGGGGCTGCTGCACTTCCATCTGGGTTCCCAGATCCCCAACGTGCGGGATATCCGTCGCGGCATGCGGGAGGCGGCCCGCTACTATGCCGAGCTGCGCGCCATGGGCATTCCCGTGACCACCATGGACGTGGGTGGCGGCCTCGGCGTGGACTACGAGGGCACCCGCTCCCGCAACTTCTGCTCCATGAACTACAGCCTCGGCGAGTACGCGGCCAACGTGGTCCGTGCCCTGGCCGAGACCTGCGCCGAGCACGACCTGCCGCACCCCGACATCATCTCGGAGTCCGGCCGGGCCCTCACCGCTCACCATGCCGTGCTGCTAACCAACGTCATCGACCACGATAACGGCCGTGGTGCCGCACCCGCGGCGCCGGAGCAGGACGACCCCCAGATCCTGCGGGAGCTCTGGGACACGCTGAACGAGTCCTCCGCCCGCTCGCCCATCGAGCGCTACCACGATGCGGTGAACGGGCTGCAGGAGGCGCAGGCCATGTACACCCACGGTGTGCTGGGCCTGCGCCAGCGCGCCAGGGCAGAGGAGTACTACACCGCCATCTGCCACCAGGTGCGGGACGCACTCAACCCGGCGGCACGCAACCACCGGGAGGTGCTGGACGACCTCAACGAGAAGCTGGCAGACAAGCTGTTCTGCAATCTCTCCATCTTCCAGTCCATGCCGGACGTCTGGGCCATCGACCAGGTCTTCCCGGTGCTGCCGTTACAGGGCCTGGAGCAGCGACCCACGGCCCGGGCCGTGCTGCAGGATCTCACCTGCGACTCTGACGGTAGCGTGCAGTACTACGTGGACGGCGAGGGCGTGGAGAGCACCCTGCCCCTGCCTCCGTTCCGGCCGGGTGAGCCCTACCGCCTGGGCGTTTTCCTGGTGGGCGCATACCAGGAGATCCTGGGGGATATGCACAACCTCTTTGGCGACACGGCGGCCATCAACGTGCACCAGGAGGGAAATGACTTCCGGCTCAGCGACCCGGTGCCCGGCGATACCGTGGAGGACGTCCTGCGCTACGTGCATTTCCGCCGGGAGAGCCTGATGCAGGCCTATCAGGCAAGAGTTGCCGCCGCCGAACTGGACGCTGAACAGCGCCGGGAGTGCCTGCAGCTGCTGGAAGCGGGGCTGGGCGGCTATACCTACCTTGAAGACTGA